ttggaaaatCCTGAACTAGATGGTTGCAGATTCAAAACCAATGCCCGAAGGGAATAAATAATATTTGGTCCAGCAACGGGAGGGTTACTTGCATCAGTGCCCTAAATGCCatctcctgccgttgtgcccttgagcaaggcacctaaaaCTGTGCAGGCGCTCCACTGTGGCTGTCCTCTGCTCCAACCTATTGTTTCTGTCTTCTTTTCTGAAGACTAAGGCAAATGGATCAATCAAgttgtcttcttcttctactacatCCATCCCCCTGTGCTCAAAAGCCCTGCCTTCATTATAAACACAGCTGCCTGTAGTAGATATGATAATAATGACTATTTACTGATGTACTAAGCCATTTGGTTTTAGGTTATACCCAGGGTTGCACCATGCAATAAACCCTGTTTGCAGCCTACTGACTTATTTACTCATGTCTGTTAGTTTGTCCTTGCTGTAAGCACTGGACTTTGACTCATATctgcacacccccattctcacaCTCCTAAACAGCAAATGTTTTAACATACCTAATACGACATTGTACCTGCTACTAGAGGATGCATGCAGCTGGTATTGTTCGCTCACCAAACACTGGAAAGCATGAACAATGTTATTTCACAACCTTTTATAGTYGACTTGTGACAGGCTTTTATCCTAAATAAGAATTCAAATCAACTTGGCCAGTCTGGTATTTCTCGTACTTTTTGTTGCTCTTGCCTGCGCTCTAATGGACTTACCATGTACACGGGATATCTTTGTGGCAGAAGGGCAATGGTGCCATCTTGTGGTATCAAAATAAAATGGATTCACTTTTCTGAGAAGGTAATGAAGACGACCTGTGTACAGCGTCTGTGTTAGTCTACGACAACAACAGCATAACTAAATTAGTGATTAGATTGAACGAATCCGAAGGCCTAACAAAGTAAATATCTGATACATCTGAATGTCatgaaaaagaacacagaagaTGGAACTTTTGAAAAAGTTTTACCAAACTTCACGCCCAAAAGACCGCTTGGTGCGCCTCAGCCGGACGGAACCGGTTGGAACACATTGGCTCTATTCACGACATTTCTCTATTTGCAACGTTCGAAAACGTTTGGCAATTGAACATGGCCTCGCATTATTCCGTGGGCGGGGTAAAGAGCACCTGTCGCTAATTACAGTATATTCAAGACAACAAAAAGAGGTCGTTTCAACAGGGAAGTAGTCTCGCCTACAGCATCTAATCATCTAAGACGAATTGCTACTTCGATCGAGAAAATATTATTTGGAAGActgttatttacattgacggaGAAAAACATGAAACAGGTGTGGAGTGGTGGTCTATTGTTCGTACTGCTCGCYGTACTGGTCCGCGGTCAGTTGGGCGAAGATAAACAAGGATGCGCTTGGGATGTAGACACCGACACCGACCAAGGTCTTGACCCAAAATCCCTTGACGCTGGAGCCAGCTATTTGGCTCACCTGCCGGAGATCTCAGACAACAAGGGGTGTCAGGACGCTTGCTGCGGATACCAGGACTGCCAGCTCGCTTTGGTTGGAACCCCAGCGGATGgaacttcggagtgttttctcGTCAACTGCATGAAAGATGGACAGGACGTCTGCGTCTTACAGTCCGATACACAGTTCAAGGTCTACCGCAAAAAGACGCATCCAAAGACTACAAAAATCGAAGTTGACGATATTAGTGAAGCTGGTGTGCCCAGGGAAGTCAACTCGACAGGTAGGCATATTGATCTTTAGGACAATGACAATTCAGGGGCGTCATTGGCACTAATAGGGACTGCTTTAGCTAAGTAGGCTAGGCTATATCAGCACTTTGTCAATTAATATGCCAATAGactattttttttgggggggggggtcaatatgGCTTACAAATTGGGGTCATGTGCCAGATTACCATTCCCCAYCTCTCTCCTTGTTTTGCAATTAATTTTTATTGAGCTAAGTAGTCTTAGTGCAAGATAAATACTCTAGCATTTCGATTTGATCTGTACTTTAAACTGACAAAGGCTAAAGTGAAAAAAGTGACTTGTGGACCACTCAAGTTTATACAGTAATGTCTCTTTATTTGCTTCTTCCTATACACATTATCTCAGTGGCCACCAGTGCTCATTCTTCTGGATTTCATTCACATTATCTCTAGATCGATCAATGGTGCTGTGTTTGCGTCTCATACATGTTGGTCATACATTCGTAACCAAGTCAGGTGCGGTTTATGAAGTGGAAAAATTAGGAAAGTGGTTTCTGTGCCAGGGGTATTGACCCGCATCCTGTGATGTGGGGGTATTGACTCACACCAGAATAGTTCTTGTTTGTCAACTTCACCCAAGTtatttcagtggtgtaaagtattcaagtaaaaatacttgaaagtactacgtaaatattttttggggagggTCTGTACTTTAGTACTTATAATTGACTACTTTTACATCactacattcctatagaaaattatgtacttcttactccatacattttccctgacacccaaaagtacttggatgcttaacaggacagtaaaatggtccaattcacacacttatatCAAGAGGTCATCCCTacggcctctgatctggcagactatACGCAAATGCTTAATGTAGACGATGTCTGAGTGTTTGCGAGAAAATTGTACCGCTTGGATTGCCTAATAGAagttttatacttttacttgatACMTAAGTATATTttgacaattacatttacttttgatacttaagaatatttaaaaCTGAGTACTTTTGCTCTAGTAttgtgacatcagtgatcttcaggttggaaagtcagttcgagaaagaggcccaagttcccgacttggaattccgaagattttttttctccccagtttGTGGtcgttttttccgagttcccagttgtcttgaatgcactgaagtcggaagtcagagatgtCCGACTTCACATTTCCCAGTTTTGAATGCGGCAAGAGACTGGGCCAACAAGTCAGCCAAGTTTGCATCTGCAAGATAAGATTGATTGGCGTAAAAGGTGTGGTGGAGGAATTCAGGTCTCTGCtcttttgtcatgttttgtttaccCATTCCAGCTCTCATGGTTTCACTCAGTATGTAAATCATTGGGAAATAAAGGCCGGAGAGAGCTACAGTAGGACTTCTAACTCCTCCTAGAAGGGTGCTTTTCTTTGACAACTAGGCCCTCATCATACATTTATTTGCACTTATACTATTTTGTATTGGTGTTAATCATATTTTCATCTTGACTGATGTAGTTCCCGATTGCTACTCTGAGTATAAAAAtggcccctttttttttttttttttaagcatgtAATTTACCTGACAACGGATAGGTTTCCTTGTGAATTGAGCTTATCGTGACCCGCTTCAGTGTTAACCTCTCGTCTGCCCTTTCCTCTTCCCTCAGATAAGTGCCGCATGCCCATGGTAGTGGGTTCCTGCCGCGCTGCCTTCCCCAAATACTACTATGACGTCACCAACCAGACCTGCAAGCTGTTCATCTATGGCGGCTGCAACGGCAACAGCAACAACTTTCAGAGTCAGGAGGAATGTGAGGGGGCTTGTAGTGGGGTGACAGGTAAGATGTTGTTCTACCTAGTTGATTTTCCATTTTTGGGGGAAATACTTGTGTATCTGTGGTTTCTGTTGGCCCAGCCATGGCGTCACTGCCGAGGGGTTGTCAGTGGAATTCGGCTGTGTCCTTAAGTCAACACAGGCAGTCTGAGGGGGTGGGACAGAGCCAGCTGTATGAGAAGGAAGTGACCTTGTGTAAACTAAGTAACAGCGAGAGGGAAGTCTCATGTTACTAACAACCTTCAACAGGGACTGCTGGGGGGCAATTCCATGGTGATAGAATTACGCAAATACCTTTTTAAACATGTATACGTTTTACAAAGGCATatttacaggaagaactgtgcaCATACTAAGTTTGTTAACAGAAAAAAACAAGTGAGATTTGACTAATTCTTTGCATCTGCAGTTCTTCCAGTGAATATAGATATATATTCTctatctcagcaaaaaaagaaacgtccctttttcaggaccctctaTTTCAAAAATAATTCGTACAAATTTAAAtagcttcacagatcttcattgtaaagggttaaacacggtttcccatgcttgttcaatgaaccataaacaattaatgaacatgcacctgtggaacggttgttaagacactaacagcttacagacaatttaggtcacagttatgaaaacttaggacactaaagaggccttactactgactctgaaaaacaccaaaagaaagatgcccagggtccctgctcatctgcgtgaacgtgccttaggcatgctgcaaggaggcatgaggactgcagatgtggccagggcaataaattgcaatgtcgtactgtgagacgcctaagacaggacggacagctgatcatcctcgcagtggcagacaacgtgtaaaAACTTCTGCAcatgatcggtacatccaaacatcacacctgtgggacaggtacaggatggcaacaactgcccgagttataccaggaacgcacaatccctcaatcagtgctcagactgtacgcaataggccgagagaggctggactgagtgcttgtaggcctgttgtaaggcag
The genomic region above belongs to Salvelinus sp. IW2-2015 linkage group LG4p, ASM291031v2, whole genome shotgun sequence and contains:
- the LOC111960511 gene encoding kunitz-type protease inhibitor 2, which encodes MKQVWSGGLLFVLLAVLVRGQLGEDKQGCAWDVDTDTDQGLDPKSLDAGASYLAHLPEISDNKGCQDACCGYQDCQLALVGTPADGTSECFLVNCMKDGQDVCVLQSDTQFKVYRKKTHPKTTKIEVDDISEAGVPREVNSTDKCRMPMVVGSCRAAFPKYYYDVTNQTCKLFIYGGCNGNSNNFQSQEECEGACSGVTGAVLLSKDSPMQRRMAMPADDQVTVIAGSKGRKGSDADKPTDHKSIEYKDACMVPSDSGPCRAAFNMFYFDPSTRSCQSFIYGGCQGNGNRYDTLDECMARCTGEHGEQGQHNGLNNHMTPGFFLVTTLAVTSALILMGLIVITVRRSKLQRRHLGDKEDLLPYEQLFEEQLPEEALPKVCTAP